The window AATTCGCTAAGTTCTTCAAGTTCTTTTAAATCTTGTTTAAAATATTCAAAAAAATCAATCTTAAATTTATTTTCTATATTTTTTATATTAAGGGCAAAATTACTCATAAGTTCCATAATAACAGCTTTTCTTAATTCATCATCATCATCAAGCATAATACCTTTTTCACAAGGTAATCTACCTTCATCAATAGCTTTTTCATAACTTGGCATGTCTTTGAAATTTTGCATATAATGTCTTTGTCCTTCGCCTATACTTGTTAAGCCAATGCCAATTAAATCAGTTCCACCTTTTGTAGTATAGCCTTGGAAATTTCTATGCAAGCTACCATTTTCTAAAGCTTTAAAAAGTTCATCTTGTGGTTTTGCAAAATGATCCATTCCTATCATTTTATAACCATTTTGAGTTAAAAATTTTTCACAGTATTCTAAAATCTGAAGTTTTACATCAGGGCTTGGTAATGTACTTTCATCGAATTTTCTCATATTTTTTTTAAGCCAAGGTACATGTGCATAGTTAAAAATAGCAAAACGATCAGGATTGATTAGTAATGCTTTTTCTAAAGTTTGCTTAAAACTTTCTAGGCTTTGATAAGGAAGGCCATAAATTAAGTCCATATTTACTGAGTTAATTCCCTTTTTTCTTACCATATCTACTGCATTTTTGGTTAATTCAAAAGGTTGAATTCTATGAATTTCCTTTTGAACCTTTTCATCAAAATCTTGCACGCCAAAACTGATACGGTTAAAACCATTTTGAATCAAAACATCAGCTTGTTCTTCATTTAAAAATCTAGGATCAATCTCACAGCTTACTTCACTATCTTGGGTAAAATTTGGAAAAACACTTTTAATTTTTAAAATCAAACTTTGCAATTGTTTAGCGCAAAAGAAAGTAGGGGTGCCACCACCAAAATGCATTTGAGCTACTTCTCTTTGGGTGTTGATGATATTTGCTAAAAGATCAAGCTCTTTAAAAAGATAGTTTAAATATCTTTCTTTGCTTTCTTCTTTAGCAGTATATATTACATTACAACCACAAAAATAGCAAGCGCTTCTACAAAAAGGCAAATGAAAATACAAAGACAATTGTGCTTTTTGATCTTTTAAAATTTGTATATAATCTTCATATTTAAACTGAGTGTTAAATTCCACTGCAGTAGGATAAGATGTATATCTTGGGCCTGCTTTGGAGTATTTAACAAAGCTTTTATAATCTTTCATTTGGTTTTACCTTTTGCATCATTTCTTTCATATTAATAAACAAATTAGGATGTTTAGCATGAATATTGCTAATTAGTTGATCTAAATCAATATTTACTTCTTTTACGCCTTTGGCAACTTGATGTTTAATCTCATCCATAGCAACCGTCCAAACATCGTTAAAATCAATAGGAATTTGTTGATAAATAGCCTTTTCTAATTTGAGTTCAAAATTATCTTTTTGCACCTCTTTGGCATTTTGTAAAAACTCAATTAGGGTTTTTACTGAAAACATAGTTTTAACTTCGCCATTTTCATCTACTATAAACCATGGTTCAGGTGCTAATTCATGGCCATTTTTTAAGCTTAATTTTTTTTCTTTTTCGTTTATATGAGTTAGATGAAATATGGTTTGATTGTGTTTTTCTATACCCAAATAATTTGATAATTCATTAATGATATCTTGAGAACTTTTTTTACTTAGACTATCCAATCTTACTCCTTGTTTAATAATTTTGCAATTTCTTTTGCATGATAAGTTATGATAAGCTTAGCTCCTGCTCTTTTGAAAGCAAGCATAGTTTCAAGCACTATTTTTTCATAGTCAATCACACCTGCTTTTTGACCTGCTTTTAATAAAGCATATTCACCACTTACATTATATACACAAAGTGGAAGTTTGGAATGATTTGCTATATCTTTAACTACATCTAAATACGCAAGTGCTGGTTTAACCATCAAAATATCAGCACCTTGTTTTTCATCTTCTAAGCTCTCGCATAAGGCTTCTTTACCATTAGCAAAATCCATTTGATAGGTTTTTCTATCCCCATAGCTTGGCGCAGAATCAGCCACATCTCTAAAAGGTCCATAATAAGCTGAGGCAAATTTAGTAGAATAAGCCATAATAGGTAAATTCTCAAAACCATTTTCATCTAAAGTTTTTCTTAAAGTTTCAATAATGCCATCCATCATACCGCTTGGTGCTATCATATCAGCGCCATTTTTGGCATGAATTAGAGCTTGTTTGGCTGAAATTTCTAAAGTTAAATCATTATCCACACTTTTGCTTTTTGGATCAATAATACCACAATGACCATGATCAGTATACTCACAAAAACAAAGATCGGTAATCACTACTAAATTAGGAAATTTTGCCTTAATAGCTCTTAGACTTGTAGCAATCAAACCATCATCGCTCAATGCATCACTTCCACAGCTATCTTTTTTAGAACTTTCTAGCACACCAAATAAAATAATAGCTTTAATGCCAAGATTAATTAGTTCTTCGCATTCTTTTAAAATTTCATCTAAGCTCATTTGAAACACACCTGGCATAGATGCGATTTCATTTTTAATATTAGTACCATTTACAACAAAAAGGGGGTAGATTAAATCATCTAAATTTAAAGTATTTTCTTTTACTAGACTTCTAATATTCTCATTTAGTCTTAATCTTCTAAAGCGTTTAAACATAAATTTCCTTTTTGTTTGTTAAAATTGCTTAAATTCTAGCATATTTTTTGTAAAAAGGTGAAGAAAATAATGACTATTCAAATTTCTGAAATAGCAAAACTTCCCACTCGTTTTGGAGAATTTAATATACAAAGTTTTAAAGAAAATGACAAAGAACATCTTTGTATTTTTAAAGGAAAATTAGAAAAAGAAGTTAATATTAGAATCCATTCAGAATGTTTAACAGGTGATGTTTTAGGAAGTTTAAAATGTGATTGCGGTGAGCAACTTGACTTTTCATTAAAATATATCCAAGAGCATGGTGGTATGGTGATTTATCTAAGACAGGAAGGAAGAGGTATAGGACTTTTTAATAAAATTAATGCTTATGCTTTACAAGATAAGGGTTTTAATACTATAGAGGCAAATCATCAATTAGGATTTAAAGCAGATGAGCGTAGTTATGAAATAGTAGATTTTATACTTAAACATTATCAGATTACTAAGATTAATCTTTTGACTAATAATCCTGAAAAACTTAGCTCTTTAAAAGGAAAAGTAAATTTAAGAATTCCTATTTTAATTGAAGCAAATCGTTTTAATAAAGATTATTTGGAAATTAAACATACGCAAATGGGGCATTTAAATTGAAAATTTATGAAGAGCAATTAAATTTTTTAAAAGATTTTGCAAATAAAGATGATTTTTACCAAAGAATCGCGCTTTATAAAGAGTTGTTAAAAAAATTTAATGCTGTGCATAATCTAACTCATCTTGAAAACATAGACGACAATATTATTGATAGTATAAAAATTTTAGACTATTGTGATTTGACTGATAAAAAAAAGATTGTTGATGTTGGAAGTGGGGCTGGTTTTCCTGCAATATTTTTAGCATGTATTTTGGAAAATAGTAATTTTTTTCTATTTGAACCCAGTGTTAAAAAGGCTTCTTTTTTAAGAGTGATTAAAACTGAGCTTAATTTGATAAATATAAATATCATAAAAGAAAAATTACAAAATCATCCACCTTTCAAAGTAGATTTAATCACATCAAGGGCTTTGATGGATATAAAACCTTTGATTGAAATTTCAAATGGTTTTTATGATGAAAAAACTTCATTTTTGCTTTATAAAGGTAGCGAGGTTTATGATGAACTACAAGGAATGAAAGATTATAAAATTTTCAACCGCGGTTTTAGAAATTATTGTCTTTTAAAAGTAAAGGAAAAGCTATGTTAATTTTTGGACATCCTTTGATAAATATGCAAAAATTTAGTCATTATGAAAATATTTTTATTAAAACCAATGTGAATTGTTTTGAATATGATGAATCGGTTATTAAAAATGCAAAAGATGAAAAAGTAGATTTTGGTATTTTTGTTAAAAACGAAGAAGAAATTTTACTTTCTAATGCATTGGGTGCAAAATACATTTTAATAAAAGATGAAAATTTGGCAAAAATTGCATCAAAGATGGCCGAGTTTTATATGTTTGATTCTAAAATTTTATTTTTGCTTGATACTTTAAAAAATAACCTGAAAAAAGCTTATGAATTAAATGTAGATGGAGTTTGCTTAAAATCCTTCATCAGCTAAACTAAACCCATTAAGGGTTTAGTC is drawn from Campylobacter sp. CNRCH_2014_0184h and contains these coding sequences:
- the hemN gene encoding oxygen-independent coproporphyrinogen III oxidase produces the protein MKDYKSFVKYSKAGPRYTSYPTAVEFNTQFKYEDYIQILKDQKAQLSLYFHLPFCRSACYFCGCNVIYTAKEESKERYLNYLFKELDLLANIINTQREVAQMHFGGGTPTFFCAKQLQSLILKIKSVFPNFTQDSEVSCEIDPRFLNEEQADVLIQNGFNRISFGVQDFDEKVQKEIHRIQPFELTKNAVDMVRKKGINSVNMDLIYGLPYQSLESFKQTLEKALLINPDRFAIFNYAHVPWLKKNMRKFDESTLPSPDVKLQILEYCEKFLTQNGYKMIGMDHFAKPQDELFKALENGSLHRNFQGYTTKGGTDLIGIGLTSIGEGQRHYMQNFKDMPSYEKAIDEGRLPCEKGIMLDDDDELRKAVIMELMSNFALNIKNIENKFKIDFFEYFKQDLKELEELSEFVTIDENYIKVNETGVLLIRNIAMCFDKYLKRISEDKKVFSKTV
- a CDS encoding DUF2603 domain-containing protein — its product is MDSLSKKSSQDIINELSNYLGIEKHNQTIFHLTHINEKEKKLSLKNGHELAPEPWFIVDENGEVKTMFSVKTLIEFLQNAKEVQKDNFELKLEKAIYQQIPIDFNDVWTVAMDEIKHQVAKGVKEVNIDLDQLISNIHAKHPNLFINMKEMMQKVKPNERL
- the hemB gene encoding porphobilinogen synthase, producing the protein MFKRFRRLRLNENIRSLVKENTLNLDDLIYPLFVVNGTNIKNEIASMPGVFQMSLDEILKECEELINLGIKAIILFGVLESSKKDSCGSDALSDDGLIATSLRAIKAKFPNLVVITDLCFCEYTDHGHCGIIDPKSKSVDNDLTLEISAKQALIHAKNGADMIAPSGMMDGIIETLRKTLDENGFENLPIMAYSTKFASAYYGPFRDVADSAPSYGDRKTYQMDFANGKEALCESLEDEKQGADILMVKPALAYLDVVKDIANHSKLPLCVYNVSGEYALLKAGQKAGVIDYEKIVLETMLAFKRAGAKLIITYHAKEIAKLLNKE
- the ribA gene encoding GTP cyclohydrolase II, giving the protein MTIQISEIAKLPTRFGEFNIQSFKENDKEHLCIFKGKLEKEVNIRIHSECLTGDVLGSLKCDCGEQLDFSLKYIQEHGGMVIYLRQEGRGIGLFNKINAYALQDKGFNTIEANHQLGFKADERSYEIVDFILKHYQITKINLLTNNPEKLSSLKGKVNLRIPILIEANRFNKDYLEIKHTQMGHLN
- the rsmG gene encoding 16S rRNA (guanine(527)-N(7))-methyltransferase RsmG translates to MYEEQLNFLKDFANKDDFYQRIALYKELLKKFNAVHNLTHLENIDDNIIDSIKILDYCDLTDKKKIVDVGSGAGFPAIFLACILENSNFFLFEPSVKKASFLRVIKTELNLININIIKEKLQNHPPFKVDLITSRALMDIKPLIEISNGFYDEKTSFLLYKGSEVYDELQGMKDYKIFNRGFRNYCLLKVKEKLC